Part of the Penaeus vannamei isolate JL-2024 chromosome 9, ASM4276789v1, whole genome shotgun sequence genome is shown below.
aatatatattattttcatatattttcgtaaACTACATAAaactacatacataaaaaatataatttcattgcaatcgtttccctttctctgtatATCATCCaaactttccttttatcttttctcagATCGTCCTCGTCCTGGTTCTCGCTTCTTCGGTCACGGGGGGCGACTTGCaccatggaggaggaggacaccttGGGGGGCTGctgcacggaggaggaggaggacacggtgGACACTATGCCCCGATCTACCACGTGAGGAAGAGCTGGGGGTTGCTGTTGAGGTTGAGGGATATGGTGGGGGTCATTTGTGAGGTtgaaagaatggggaggggggtgtgaggtTGGGGGAAATGGGGTGGTCATTTGTGAGGCTGAAGGAtatgtgttttttggggggaggttgggggtgtgTGTAGGTTTTTTGTGAGGTTGGGGGAAATGGGGGGTCATTTGTGAGGCTGAAAGATGTGTGGGATTCCTGTGAGGTTGAAAGATATGTGTTTTTTGTGAGGTTGGGGGGTATATGGGGGTTTTATGAAGTTGTGGGAAATGGGGGTCATTTGTGAGGCTAATGGAAATAGGGCTTTTATGTGAGGCTGAAGGATATGTGGGTTTCTTGTGAGGTTAAGGGAAAAGGGAGTCATTTGAGAGGCTAAAGGAAATAAGGATTATTTGTGAAGCCAAAGGTTATGAGGGTCATCCATGAGACTAAGAAAAACCCATCTTTCCGTTCCTTTTCGTTATTCTCCTAAATAACTAGACATCATCATTTTGCTTATCACACCTTCCCCGACCCTCACACAGGCTCCCGCCCACTACGCCTTCAACTACGGAGTCCAGGACGCCTACTTCGGCACCAACTTCGGCCACGCAGAGTCTCGCGACGGCTACAACACCGAGGGCGTGTACTACGTCAACCTTCCCGACGGGCGGCTCCAGACGGTCAAGTACTACGTGGACGAGTGGGGCTACCATCCCGAGGTCACTTACTCGGGGGTCGCGCACCACGCCGCCGGGTACCACTAGTCTGTGACTCTAAGTGATATGTAGGGATTTGTGGTTTTATATTTATGCTTGTAGCGGCACTTAGGCGGTGCCACGTGTACTGTGTGTTGTTGGTAGTAAATaaccttatatgtatatgttttgtttcttttgccATAAGAAGGTTTTCATTAAGATGGGGAAGATAtgagtacattatatattatatgcatatacatacatacatatatatatgcatatatatatatatatatatatatatatatatatatatatatatatatatatatatatatatatacatatacacacaaacactttatgtatatatatatatatatatatatatatatatatatatatatatatatatatatatatatatatatatatatacatatatatatatatatatatatatatatatatatatatatatatatatatatatatatgtgtgtgtgtgtggtgtgtgtgtgtgtgtgtgtgtgtgtgtgtgtgtgtgtgtgtgtgtgtgtgtgtgtttgtgtgtgtgtatatacacacacacacacaaccacccacccacacacacacacacacacacatacacccacacacacacaacacacacacacacacataaacacacacactcacacacacacacacatatatataagtgtgcgtgtgtatgtgtgtacacacacacacaattatatatacatatgcatataaacacacacacacagtcacacacacacacacacacatatatatatatatatgtgtgtgtgtgtgtgtgtgtgtgcacatgaacatttatatatatatatatatatacatatatacatatatatatatatatacatatatatatacatatatatacatatatatacatatatatatatatatatatatgtgtgtgtgtgtgtgtgtgtgtgtgtgtgtgtgtgtgtgtgtgtgtgtgtgtgtgtgtgtgtatatgtgtgtgtgtgtgtatgtatatatatatatatatatatatatatatatatatatatatatatatatacatatatatatacatacatacatatctatatctatatctatatctatatctatatatatatatatatatatatctatatatatatatatatatatatatatatatatatatatgtgtgtgtgtgtgtgtgtgtgtgtgtatatttatatacacatatatatatatatatatatatatatatatatatatatatatatatatatataacgaaagagagagagagagagggagggagggagaggtagtgatagatagatgagaacacagaggaaagagagtgatagtgggtgggagggaaaagggagagagatctgCACCAATGGCTCGCTAAAAGCAGCTATTACCTTTATCCCAAGTACTTCGTTGTAAGTGTGTATTCAAGACCCTACGCTGATAAGCCACAATACCCATGTCTTTCCCACAGTGTTGTCATGTAACGATTGTCATTTCGTGTCAGTGACTTCGTAGTGACATTCCACTGGTCATGACAGCAAACATCAACGACCAACTATGTTATTTTCAAACCTTACTCTATTTTTCTaagttattgttttgttcttcAATGTTGTTAGTGTTTCTTCGCtgattttctttacctttcctgtTCGATGTTACGTATCACACAAAtctatagacatatttacacatacattttctctcctccccacccttctatctctattcccttcctctctctctttctctcctccctctctctctttctctccttcctctctttttctctctcttcctctcatccctctctctctttctctcctccctctctctttctgtctctcttcccctcctccatctcacattctctctctcttcctctttccctttctccctcccatctttagtGATCGACTTGTCTGTCTTAGTTCGTTCATCATTGTGAAGGCTGTGTGGATTTCATTTTTTCAGCCATCAATGGAAAAGGGAAGTTGCAACATGGCGGGAAGTTCAAACAAGAGAAACCATTTGTCCCGTTTGATAGAAGTTATCATGATCTCATTCCCTTATTCAAAACAGTGAGGTATATTATTGGAAGTCGTGGGGTTCTATAagaggttcgagggttcgagtccctcaAGTGTCGCGTTGTTCCCtcaggcaaggaactttaccttgattgcccattgtaaaagccacctggagggcaagccagcctttgtgggtgccggtcccaagcccggataaatagagagggttggtgtcaggaagggcatccggctgtaaaAACCCAAGCCAAAACcagtatggaatgagccgtaatagagtGGTttatccataacggcgaccctatATAGAAATGTGAGAAAGTTGAAAAGTAgagttctataaaaaaaaaaaaaaaaaaaaaaaagtcaactgcCAGGGAATGTAGAAATTTACAGTAATTAAAAACATCGCGTATTCGagtataattgttttaatatcgGTGGATGATGGCAATAAAAACGTGATTGTATGATTTCTTTTCTTGAATGTTAAATGTATTCATAATGGTTAAAAGTTGTTCTCTTCTCGTCtgcctttttgtttgtgtttgtgtttatatatcctTGATTCTGCATATATGACTTGTCTAGACCAGGAAACTTGGTTCTCAAACAGTTACCGAACAGTAAGCAAACTGTTTGAAAACGTTTAGAAATAAATAAGTGTTGGTGTGtgattacgtatgtatgtatgtatgtatgtgtgtgtgtgtgtgtgtgtgtacatatatatgtatacatgtttctatgtatgcatgtgttgttTCTGCTCTAGAAAATAAGAACAACGAGCAAGATAGTCTTATACATGTGGGGATGGCCTTTCTGTCAATTGCATATTCTTAGTAATAGTTTGGGCACCGCCATTTGGAAAAGTACTTCAGTCAGAATTTCAGTGAAAATTCCTAAAACAACACCTGTCTACTCTCATTTCCACCGTGTCTCGGAATACTTATTAATGAATATGTCTATTTAAGAATACCAATTACCAAGAATATTAGATTTTAATGAGCATATGTTTATTTGAATGTCTTCGTGCGTGCAGCCCTTTTACAAGTCATTGTATTTGAATGTTAATTATGAGAGTGAACATTTATATTCCTATTTACAATATATTTATCGATATAATCTTTATTCaaacaaagacatacatgcacaaatacacacgcacatggatttatctatctttccatacgtgtgtgtgtgtgtgtgcacagataatTAGTCTTTTTCTGTGTAGGCAATAATATGATGCATATTTTTCATCAATAAACCCATAACTCCATAACATCAAATAAAACACGATGAAATtaaaaagttatttatttataatgaaacaatCAAAGGATCATGGTTCTATCACAGCAtaagcctcctcctcccttcactccatgTGGCTTGGCAGCGACTAGTGGTACCCGGCGGCGTGGTGCGCGACCCCCGAGTACGTGACCTGGGGGTGGAAGCCGTGTTCGTCGGCGTGGTACTTGACCGTCTggaggcggccgtcggggagctgcacgtagaaCACGCCCTCCGTCTTGTAGCCCTTGCGAGCCTCCGCGTGGCCGAAGTGGGTGCCGAAGTGGGCGTCTGCAACACCATAGTTGAAGGCGTAGTGGGCGGGAgcctgagggagggaaagatgcaCGTCAGACTGAGTTTACGAAACGAA
Proteins encoded:
- the LOC113825538 gene encoding pro-resilin → MATSQIVLVLVLASSVTGGDLHHGGGGHLGGLLHGGGGGHGGHYAPIYHAPAHYAFNYGVQDAYFGTNFGHAESRDGYNTEGVYYVNLPDGRLQTVKYYVDEWGYHPEVTYSGVAHHAAGYH